In Actinomycetota bacterium, a single genomic region encodes these proteins:
- a CDS encoding coenzyme F420 biosynthesis-associated protein yields the protein MADVVDWDLAAATGLRLVPGGPPATPAAARQAVDQLRQVAAAAVGPVREVTGLIARTDAATVVVDRQAWLLSNVEGFRTVVTPYLERVRARQQASGAPAAGAIAAVGSRATGAQVGAVLAWLSGKVLGQFEAFAAPGRPHRLLLVAPNIVQVERKLEVDPRDFRLWVALHEETHRVQFGAVPWLGDHLRAEIDQYLLAADLTAGDAVRRALALLRALVGVLRGDTDASVVEAAQTPAQRAVFDRLTALMSLLEGHADHVMDEVGPSVVPTVAQIRERFDRRRREPGAVDGLARRLLGLDAKLRQYSEGAAFVRGVLARAGEAGFARVWTTPEHLPTRGEIADPAAWVARVVGGAG from the coding sequence ATGGCGGATGTCGTCGACTGGGACCTCGCCGCGGCGACCGGCCTCCGGCTGGTCCCGGGCGGCCCGCCGGCCACTCCTGCCGCTGCGCGCCAGGCTGTCGACCAGTTGCGGCAGGTGGCCGCCGCCGCCGTCGGTCCGGTACGGGAGGTCACGGGCCTGATCGCCCGCACCGACGCGGCCACCGTCGTCGTCGACCGGCAGGCCTGGCTGCTGTCCAACGTCGAGGGTTTCCGGACGGTCGTCACGCCGTACCTCGAGCGGGTCCGGGCACGCCAGCAGGCGTCCGGCGCCCCGGCCGCCGGGGCGATCGCCGCTGTCGGCTCCCGCGCCACCGGGGCCCAGGTCGGGGCGGTGCTGGCGTGGTTGTCCGGGAAGGTGCTGGGCCAGTTCGAGGCGTTCGCGGCGCCCGGGCGCCCGCACCGGCTGCTGCTGGTAGCGCCCAACATCGTCCAGGTCGAGCGCAAGCTCGAGGTCGATCCGCGGGACTTCCGGCTGTGGGTGGCGCTGCACGAAGAGACCCACCGGGTCCAGTTCGGCGCAGTGCCGTGGCTCGGCGATCACCTCCGGGCGGAGATCGACCAGTACTTGCTGGCTGCCGACCTGACCGCCGGCGACGCGGTACGGCGCGCGCTGGCGCTGCTGCGGGCCCTGGTCGGCGTCCTGCGCGGCGACACCGACGCCAGCGTGGTCGAGGCCGCGCAGACTCCGGCGCAGCGGGCCGTCTTCGATCGGCTCACCGCTCTGATGTCCCTGCTGGAGGGGCACGCCGACCACGTCATGGACGAGGTGGGTCCGTCGGTCGTGCCGACCGTGGCGCAGATCCGCGAACGGTTCGACCGCCGCCGCCGTGAGCCGGGCGCAGTCGACGGGCTGGCCCGCCGGCTGCTCGGGCTGGACGCCAAGCTGCGGCAGTACTCCGAGGGCGCCGCGTTCGTCCGCGGCGTGTTGGCTCGTGCCGGCGAGGCCGGCTTCGCCCGGGTCTGGACGACGCCGGAGCACCTGCCGACCCGCGGCGAGATCGCCGACCCGGCCGCCTGGGTGGCCCGGGTGGTCGGCGGGGCCGGCTGA
- the dacB gene encoding D-alanyl-D-alanine carboxypeptidase/D-alanyl-D-alanine-endopeptidase, with protein sequence MGQRRTASRRRAALCFGVIGITTLGLAGPASGTPSGTPTPSATPSVSSLAPIVVLPPTAVAGSAAPVPTTAGLTAALTPLLADRALGPAVSATVVDPATGTVLLDATASRPTIPASTLKTLTAVAALRALGPDSRLTTRVVRGSAPGQLVLVGGGDATLVTSPADQQVGHAGDGDLGTASPPGATLTDLAARTAAALAAERGAGAPSKTTITLVVDDSLFSGPKLGPGWQPSYPALGVVSPVSALSVDAGRTGPAATSRSADPAMAAATTFARLLSGLGVTVAGVVRGLAPTAATEVAAVSSPPLADVVERMLTYSDNDIAEALAHLAGRALLGQPTFAGGAAATRQVLGELGVDVAGLTVVDGSGVSRGNAVPAQVLAGTLSALSTGAAPYGWPGMTGLPVAGATGTLADRYASPATAAGAGTVRAKTGTLTGVNGLAGTVRDADGRLLVFAVLTDRVRDPASAPAALDRIASAIAGCGCR encoded by the coding sequence GTGGGGCAGCGTCGTACGGCGTCCCGCCGCCGCGCAGCGCTGTGTTTCGGTGTCATCGGGATCACAACGCTGGGCCTCGCCGGCCCCGCCTCTGGCACCCCGTCGGGTACGCCGACGCCGTCCGCGACCCCATCGGTGTCGTCGCTGGCCCCCATCGTCGTGCTGCCGCCGACCGCTGTGGCCGGCTCGGCCGCGCCGGTGCCCACCACCGCCGGGCTGACGGCCGCGCTCACCCCACTGCTGGCCGACCGGGCGCTCGGGCCGGCGGTATCGGCCACCGTCGTTGACCCCGCCACCGGCACCGTCCTGCTGGACGCGACAGCCTCGCGCCCGACGATCCCTGCCTCCACGCTGAAGACACTGACCGCGGTCGCGGCGCTACGGGCGCTCGGACCGGACAGCCGGCTCACCACGCGGGTCGTGCGGGGCAGCGCACCCGGCCAGCTGGTGCTGGTCGGGGGTGGCGACGCGACGCTGGTCACCTCCCCGGCCGACCAGCAGGTCGGGCACGCCGGCGACGGCGACCTGGGTACGGCGAGCCCGCCGGGGGCGACGCTGACCGATCTGGCCGCCCGTACCGCCGCGGCGTTGGCCGCCGAGCGCGGCGCGGGGGCGCCGTCGAAGACGACGATCACCCTCGTCGTCGACGACAGCCTGTTCAGCGGTCCGAAGCTGGGGCCGGGCTGGCAACCGTCGTACCCGGCGCTCGGGGTGGTGTCCCCGGTGAGCGCCCTGTCGGTCGACGCCGGCCGCACCGGTCCGGCGGCGACGTCGCGGTCCGCGGACCCGGCGATGGCCGCGGCAACGACGTTCGCCCGGCTGCTGTCCGGACTGGGAGTCACCGTGGCCGGAGTGGTCCGCGGGCTGGCCCCGACGGCCGCGACCGAGGTCGCCGCGGTCAGCTCACCGCCGCTGGCCGACGTCGTCGAGCGGATGCTCACCTACTCCGACAATGACATTGCCGAGGCGCTGGCGCACTTGGCCGGCCGCGCGCTGCTGGGTCAGCCGACCTTCGCCGGCGGCGCCGCGGCGACCCGGCAGGTCCTCGGCGAGCTCGGTGTCGACGTCGCCGGGCTCACCGTCGTGGACGGCAGCGGCGTCTCGCGCGGCAACGCAGTCCCGGCGCAGGTCCTCGCCGGCACGCTGAGCGCGCTGAGCACCGGGGCGGCGCCGTACGGCTGGCCCGGTATGACGGGGCTGCCGGTCGCCGGGGCCACCGGCACGCTCGCGGACCGGTACGCCAGCCCCGCCACCGCGGCGGGCGCGGGCACGGTCCGCGCCAAGACCGGCACCCTCACCGGGGTCAACGGGCTGGCCGGCACGGTGCGCGACGCCGACGGCCGGCTGCTGGTCTTCGCCGTGCTCACCGACCGGGTGCGAGACCCGGCGTCGGCGCCCGCCGCGCTGGACCGCATCGCGTCCGCCATCGCCGGCTGCGGCTGTCGCTGA
- a CDS encoding inorganic diphosphatase, translating to MQFDVTVEIPAGSRNKYEVDHHTGRIRLDRRLFTSTRYPNDYGFIDDTLGQDGDPLDALVILDEPTFPGCVITCRAIGMFRMTDEAGGDDKVLCVPVGDPRVEHIRDIHHVAEFDRLEIQHFFEVYKDLEPGKSVEGASWVGRTEAEQEIKASRDRFTAEGSTH from the coding sequence CTGCAGTTCGACGTGACCGTCGAGATTCCCGCGGGCAGCCGCAACAAGTACGAGGTCGACCACCACACCGGCCGGATCCGACTCGACCGCCGGCTGTTCACCTCGACGCGCTACCCGAACGACTACGGGTTCATCGACGACACGCTCGGCCAGGACGGCGACCCGCTGGACGCCCTGGTGATCCTGGACGAGCCGACCTTCCCGGGCTGCGTCATCACCTGCCGGGCGATCGGGATGTTCCGGATGACCGACGAGGCCGGCGGCGACGACAAGGTGCTCTGCGTGCCCGTCGGCGACCCTCGCGTCGAGCACATCCGCGACATCCACCACGTGGCGGAGTTCGACCGGTTGGAGATCCAGCACTTCTTCGAGGTCTACAAGGATCTCGAGCCCGGCAAGTCCGTCGAAGGCGCCTCGTGGGTCGGCCGGACCGAGGCCGAACAGGAGATCAAGGCCAGCCGGGACCGGTTCACCGCCGAGGGTTCCACGCACTGA
- a CDS encoding dCTP deaminase, whose protein sequence is MLLSDRDIRAQVAAGRVALQPYDDAMVQPSSIDVRLDRFFRVFENHRYPHIDPAQEQPDLTRLVEPEADEPFILHPGEFALASTYEVITLPDDVAGRLEGKSSLGRLGLLTHSTAGFIDPGFSGHVTLELSNVATLPIKLWPGMKIGQLCLFQLSSAAEHPYGSAVYGSRYQGQRGPTPSRSFQNFHRTPV, encoded by the coding sequence GTGCTGCTCTCCGACCGCGACATCCGTGCTCAGGTCGCCGCCGGTCGCGTCGCCTTGCAGCCGTACGACGACGCGATGGTGCAGCCGTCGAGCATCGACGTCCGGCTGGACCGGTTCTTCCGGGTGTTCGAGAACCATCGGTACCCGCACATCGATCCGGCGCAGGAGCAACCGGACCTGACCCGGCTCGTGGAGCCGGAGGCCGACGAGCCGTTCATCCTGCACCCGGGCGAGTTCGCACTCGCGTCGACGTACGAGGTGATCACGCTTCCCGACGACGTCGCCGGCCGGCTGGAGGGCAAGTCCTCGCTCGGCCGGCTCGGGTTGCTCACCCATTCCACCGCCGGGTTCATCGACCCGGGATTCAGCGGCCACGTGACCCTCGAACTGTCGAACGTCGCGACGCTGCCGATCAAGCTGTGGCCGGGGATGAAGATCGGCCAGCTGTGCCTGTTCCAGCTGTCGTCGGCGGCGGAGCACCCGTACGGCTCGGCCGTCTACGGCTCGCGGTACCAGGGCCAGCGTGGCCCGACCCCGAGCCGGTCGTTCCAGAACTTCCACCGCACGCCGGTCTGA
- a CDS encoding FKBP-type peptidyl-prolyl cis-trans isomerase, producing MRRTAAAALLATSALLLAACGGSSAADPSAAASPSASGADCPAASPAPVPTAANPALPTVAGAAGTKPTFTFPASPAPTELTVQVLTTGTGPIVRTCDQLVVDYLGQIWNGAVFDNSFDRGEASVFPIGVGQVPPGWDKALVGLPVGSRVLAALPPAEGYGTAGQSQAGIKGTDTLVFLIEIKAAYSVDAKAPGGAIPQPAPSTGPQVTGDLTAQPTVTVPAGSPEPTEPTAVVLAKGTGPAVVPGEVITRYAMVDWTGKAVESTWDAGVPTTIPVGTKGDGSITYPLQGIPVGSRVLLTLPGSPANAATGQAAIPARAVVIDLVAQATVAKQ from the coding sequence ATGCGCCGTACCGCTGCCGCCGCTCTGCTGGCGACGTCGGCCCTGTTGCTCGCCGCCTGCGGCGGTTCGTCCGCCGCCGACCCGTCGGCGGCGGCCTCGCCGTCGGCCAGTGGGGCGGACTGCCCGGCGGCGAGCCCGGCGCCCGTGCCGACCGCGGCCAACCCGGCCCTGCCGACCGTCGCGGGCGCGGCCGGGACCAAGCCCACCTTCACCTTCCCGGCCAGCCCGGCTCCGACCGAGCTCACCGTGCAGGTGCTGACGACCGGTACCGGCCCGATCGTGCGGACCTGCGACCAGCTCGTCGTGGACTACCTGGGGCAGATCTGGAACGGCGCCGTCTTCGACAATTCCTTCGACCGCGGCGAGGCGTCCGTCTTCCCCATCGGCGTCGGCCAGGTCCCGCCGGGCTGGGACAAGGCGCTGGTGGGTCTCCCGGTCGGCAGCCGGGTGCTGGCAGCCCTGCCGCCGGCCGAGGGCTACGGCACCGCCGGCCAGTCGCAGGCCGGCATCAAGGGCACCGACACGCTGGTGTTCCTCATCGAGATCAAGGCGGCGTACTCCGTCGACGCGAAGGCGCCGGGCGGCGCCATACCGCAGCCGGCGCCCTCGACCGGGCCGCAGGTCACCGGTGACCTGACGGCGCAGCCCACGGTGACCGTGCCGGCCGGTTCTCCCGAGCCGACCGAGCCGACGGCGGTGGTGCTGGCGAAGGGCACCGGGCCCGCGGTCGTGCCCGGTGAGGTCATCACGCGGTACGCGATGGTGGACTGGACCGGCAAGGCCGTGGAGAGCACGTGGGATGCCGGCGTACCCACGACGATCCCGGTGGGTACCAAGGGCGACGGCTCGATCACCTATCCGCTGCAGGGCATTCCGGTCGGTTCCCGGGTCCTGCTCACCCTGCCCGGTTCGCCGGCGAACGCCGCGACGGGTCAGGCCGCCATCCCCGCCCGGGCCGTGGTCATCGATCTGGTCGCACAGGCGACCGTCGCCAAGCAGTAG
- a CDS encoding NAD(P)-dependent oxidoreductase, whose translation MGRVEGKVAFITGAARGQGRSHALRLADEGADIIAVDLCEGLRSNVAAAATPEDLTETTRLVEKLGGRIVAMVADVRDVEALRTVVGAGVAEFGRLDIVCANAGSWTYGPAHELTEEEWQDTLDVNLTGAWNTARAVIPILIDQGEGGSIIFTSSAMGLKSAPHVGHYAAAKHGVMGLMRTLALELAPYRIRVNSVNPGSVNTDLIHNTATYELFAPDLTNPTRDQVGERFAALSALGVPWVEAEDVSNAVLFLASDESRYVTGIPIPVDAGVLVR comes from the coding sequence ATGGGACGAGTCGAAGGCAAGGTCGCCTTCATCACCGGAGCGGCCCGCGGACAGGGTCGCAGTCACGCGCTGCGGCTCGCCGACGAGGGCGCGGACATCATCGCGGTCGATCTCTGTGAAGGCCTGCGGTCCAACGTGGCGGCGGCGGCGACTCCGGAGGACCTGACCGAGACCACGCGGCTGGTCGAGAAGCTCGGTGGGCGGATCGTGGCCATGGTGGCCGACGTCCGCGACGTCGAGGCATTGCGGACGGTCGTGGGGGCGGGTGTCGCCGAGTTCGGACGGCTCGACATCGTCTGCGCCAACGCCGGAAGCTGGACCTACGGACCGGCCCACGAACTCACCGAAGAGGAGTGGCAGGACACCCTCGACGTCAACCTCACCGGGGCCTGGAACACAGCCAGAGCCGTCATTCCGATTCTCATCGACCAGGGTGAGGGCGGTTCGATCATCTTCACCAGTTCGGCCATGGGTTTGAAATCGGCGCCACACGTCGGCCACTACGCGGCCGCGAAGCACGGCGTCATGGGCCTCATGCGGACCCTGGCACTCGAGCTGGCGCCGTATCGGATCCGGGTGAACAGCGTGAATCCGGGCTCGGTGAACACCGACCTGATCCACAACACCGCGACGTACGAACTCTTCGCTCCTGATCTGACCAATCCCACCCGCGACCAGGTCGGCGAACGCTTCGCCGCACTGAGCGCCCTGGGGGTCCCGTGGGTCGAGGCCGAGGATGTGTCCAACGCCGTGCTGTTCCTGGCCTCTGACGAATCGCGGTACGTGACCGGGATCCCCATTCCGGTGGATGCGGGGGTGTTGGTCCGGTAG
- a CDS encoding aldehyde dehydrogenase, translated as MFERHGMFIDNQLTPSAGEELDVVSPATEERIGRVTLATKAEIDRAAASARQAFDAGPWPRMAVEERRAVIAKAADVLRPQAAELSELVTKENGIIIRYQQGNVAHEFGYYGNLPYPEPVARQIPGEADATIVKEPAGVVAAIVPWNAPVPLALEKVIPALLAGCTVVLKPSPETPLQDYVFAEAFREAGLPPGVLNVVPADREVSEHLVRSRDVDLVSFTGSTAAGRKIGAICGEQLKRAILELGGKSAAIVLDDADLDELAAMVLHTGMLLNNGEGCINWARILVPRSRHDEMVEAFCGVLEQVKVGDPLDPATDIGPLVAERQRDRVEGYIRSGLGEGAKIAFGGGRPAGLTKGWFVEPTLVVGADNGMRLCREEIFGPVGTVIPYDDDEDALRIANDTNYGLGGAVFTGDLDRGRALAGRIRAGTVGVNAFGVGHELPFGGYKDSGIGRSHGPEGLLEYFETKTIALPSTSGVAASAIGAATIARSGADSPS; from the coding sequence ATGTTCGAACGGCATGGGATGTTCATCGACAACCAGCTGACGCCGTCGGCGGGCGAAGAGCTCGACGTCGTCTCGCCGGCGACCGAGGAACGGATCGGCCGCGTGACCTTGGCGACCAAGGCCGAGATCGATCGCGCCGCCGCGTCGGCACGCCAGGCCTTCGATGCCGGACCGTGGCCGAGGATGGCCGTCGAGGAACGCCGGGCGGTCATCGCGAAGGCGGCAGACGTGCTGCGCCCCCAGGCGGCCGAGCTCAGCGAGCTGGTCACCAAGGAGAACGGCATCATCATCCGCTATCAGCAGGGCAACGTCGCACACGAGTTCGGCTACTACGGAAACCTCCCGTATCCAGAACCCGTGGCGCGCCAGATTCCCGGTGAGGCCGACGCAACCATCGTCAAGGAGCCCGCGGGTGTGGTGGCGGCCATCGTGCCGTGGAACGCCCCGGTGCCGCTCGCTCTGGAGAAGGTGATACCGGCGCTGCTCGCCGGGTGCACGGTGGTATTGAAGCCGTCACCGGAAACTCCGTTGCAGGATTATGTGTTCGCCGAGGCATTCCGCGAAGCGGGATTGCCGCCGGGGGTTCTCAACGTCGTGCCCGCCGACCGTGAGGTGTCCGAACACCTGGTCCGCAGCCGCGACGTCGACCTGGTGTCGTTCACCGGGAGTACGGCGGCCGGCCGCAAGATCGGCGCCATCTGCGGGGAGCAGTTGAAGCGCGCCATTCTCGAACTCGGCGGCAAGTCCGCCGCCATCGTGCTCGACGACGCCGACCTCGATGAGCTCGCCGCGATGGTGCTGCATACCGGGATGTTGCTCAACAACGGCGAGGGGTGCATCAACTGGGCCAGGATCCTGGTCCCACGCAGTCGGCACGACGAGATGGTGGAGGCGTTCTGCGGCGTGCTGGAGCAGGTCAAGGTCGGCGATCCCCTCGACCCGGCGACCGATATCGGTCCGCTGGTCGCCGAGCGGCAGCGCGACCGCGTCGAGGGTTACATCCGCAGCGGTCTCGGCGAGGGCGCGAAGATCGCCTTCGGTGGTGGACGTCCGGCCGGGCTGACCAAGGGCTGGTTCGTCGAGCCGACCCTGGTCGTCGGGGCCGACAACGGGATGCGGTTGTGCCGGGAGGAGATCTTCGGACCGGTGGGCACGGTGATCCCGTACGACGACGACGAGGACGCCCTGCGCATCGCCAACGACACCAACTACGGACTCGGTGGGGCCGTGTTCACCGGCGACCTCGATCGCGGCAGGGCGTTGGCCGGCAGGATTCGCGCCGGGACGGTGGGGGTGAACGCATTCGGCGTCGGCCACGAGCTCCCCTTCGGTGGCTACAAGGACTCCGGTATCGGCCGTTCACATGGACCGGAGGGTCTGCTGGAGTACTTCGAAACCAAGACGATTGCGCTGCCGTCGACGTCCGGGGTTGCCGCCTCGGCGATCGGCGCGGCCACCATCGCTCGTAGCGGCGCGGACTCCCCGAGCTGA
- a CDS encoding ABC transporter ATP-binding protein translates to MLRLTGVTAGYGATTVLRDVTLEVAPCTVVALLGANGAGKTTLLRVAAGSLQPSSGTVEYAGRDSGGERADSRARRGLCHIPEGRGIFPTLSVRDNITLFAARRDATAAIDLALQAFPALSGRLRQTAGTMSGGEQQMLALSRAYVCDPRLVLVDEASMGLAPFVVDLVFEFLQRVAAQGTALLVVEQYINRVLAIADRAYVLNRGSVAHSGPARDLLQDDVFERYVGATTN, encoded by the coding sequence GTGCTGCGGCTGACAGGGGTCACCGCCGGCTACGGGGCGACGACGGTGTTGCGCGACGTCACGTTGGAGGTCGCACCCTGCACGGTCGTCGCCCTGCTGGGCGCGAACGGCGCAGGCAAGACAACGCTGTTGCGGGTTGCCGCCGGATCCCTGCAGCCGTCGTCCGGCACGGTCGAGTACGCCGGTCGCGACAGCGGCGGCGAGCGAGCGGACAGCAGGGCACGACGCGGCCTGTGCCACATCCCGGAGGGCCGCGGGATCTTCCCGACCCTCTCGGTCCGCGACAACATCACGTTGTTCGCCGCCCGACGGGACGCCACGGCAGCGATCGACCTCGCGTTGCAGGCATTCCCGGCATTGTCGGGTCGGCTACGACAGACCGCGGGCACCATGAGCGGCGGCGAACAGCAGATGCTGGCGCTGAGTCGGGCCTACGTGTGTGATCCGCGACTGGTCCTGGTCGACGAGGCATCGATGGGACTGGCGCCGTTCGTCGTCGATCTCGTCTTCGAGTTCCTCCAGCGCGTCGCCGCACAGGGGACGGCACTGCTCGTCGTCGAGCAGTACATCAACCGCGTCCTGGCGATCGCTGATCGTGCATACGTCCTCAACCGTGGGTCGGTAGCGCACAGCGGACCGGCGCGAGATCTGTTGCAGGACGACGTCTTCGAGCGCTACGTCGGCGCCACCACGAACTGA